From the genome of Maniola jurtina chromosome 26, ilManJurt1.1, whole genome shotgun sequence:
GTAAAACTTAACCACagaaatgatgacgcaaaaaACTTGACTGAAGTATCTAAGCTTAagcatattaataactaataaataacgttaagtacctaattgaagtaattgaaatgcaaaaaaCGCGTTTAATATTTGCTTAGGTCGCGCACTTTGCGACTAGTCTAGCTAGAAAcatagttaagagggctctctccgtcactcgtttcatacaatcgtagttccaatattaagcaaccaaagtccatgaaattttgcagacatattctagaaactaatatctatgtctgtggtttttcagatttctgttaaaatattcggtttcaaagttacgcgctcttaaaaaatttcatacaaatctttcagcccctgtaattttaaaactacatattttttaaaaatctaaaacaccacagacacagatattagtttctagaatatgtctgcaaaatttcatggactttggttgcttaatattcaaataaaattggaactacgattgtatgaaacgagtggaaacgagtgacggagagagccctgtcaaGGGCAGAAAAATTTAAAGTGCCCTAAGGCATCAAAGTTTGGAAACCCCTGatctagaatcattaaatttggcaggtagcaatgtctcaTAGCATAAGTagagagaaaaatccgaaaaacgtgaatttgtggttacatcacaaaataaagatattatgaTTTCTTTATGTTGGCACGAAACCCTTCAGATGGCACGGAActcacggaacccttcgtgtacgagccCGACTCACATTTGACCGGTGATTTGAAGTCAACAAATTATAAAGCTTTCCTTTTGGTGGACTGTGGTCTACACATCCTCTCACAAGTGCAATAGcgtcaataatattaattttttcaaaaaattttttgTTCAGGTGCATCCCTCCCACCTCCACTGACGGACAAACTACGGCTGTACCATGTGGAGATGAACCCATATGGACACAGGGTTCTTTTGGTGTTGGAAGCCAAAAGGGCAAAATACGAGGTTTACCGGCTGGACCCTTTAAACCTACCTGCGTGGTTCAGGGCTAAAAACCCTAGACGTAAGttgtatccatactaatagtataaatgcgaagtTTGTCTGTGAGAGTATCTGTCTTACAGCTTACCTACATCCCGggccggacataggctactttttatcctggaaaatcatgtttgattttccaggataaaaactcCTCAAACTCCAGGATAAGAATTCTTGTTCGCACgggatatttaaatttaaatatttaaagggatccatccgcttaaccgatttatatgaaactagaggatgcccgcggcttcgcccgcgtgcatcGTCCAGATACATaacataggaactctttgattttctggtataaaaagtagcctatgtccttccccgggatctATCCCAAGtcccaaatttcattaaaatcggttcagcggttgggccgtgaaaacgtagcagacagacagacagacagacagacacactttcgtatttttaataatattatagtatatagtatggatttggtacaggggtagcttgcgttccggaaattgacatatgcgactttttatcccggaaaagcaaagagttcccgcgggagtTTGTCAAAAACGTAGTCGTAAGCCACGGGCTTTAGCTTgtctgttttttaacccccgacccaaaaagaggggtgttataagtttgacttgtgtatctgtctgtggcatcgtagctcctaaactaatgaagcgattttaatttagtttttttttgtttggaaggtggcttgatcgagagtgttcttagctatccaagaaaatcgtttcagccgtttgaaagttatcagctcttttccagttaccgtaaccatcacttgtcgggggtgttataaattttcaatttacacttgttatttcagTTAAAATCCCGGTATTAGAGATACCAACGGATCAAGGAGACAAATACTTATTCGAGAGTGTGGTCATATGTGACTATCTAGACGAGAAGTATGCCGCCAACCCTCTACACTCAAGAGACCCATACGTTAAGGCGCAGGATCGCCTTTTAATTGAGAGATTTAATGAGGTAAGGTTTGCAACAACAGCAATTATACAATACGCTTATACGCTTATacaatacacacatacacacacacacacacacacgcacccACACACACGACAATTAACATACTAAcaaatacaatagaatagacaTTAGAATAGATTAGATTAGTTAGAAACCATGTAAATACTAGTAATTGATAaggaaaataaaggcttaataataataaaaaggttTGCAACTCTTTTTTTGTAATTTGCTTCACATTTCACTCTATTACCCATTAAAGGCCgtttcacaccaattgcgtacacttgacacgtgcgtagtgatgcgcgaaaacccctaacacactaggctacgcatacgtccacgctttacgcaagcggtgtgccatgttttatacagttccatacattacaacgcaatggtacgcgctacgtctacgcttacgcagcctgtgtgaatgaGCTATTAGTAGGACTTTTTTCTTTTAGTTTCTATCACCCATTGGCAAAAATTTAGTGGAAGAGAATACTGCTTAGAGATATAAGTGCTTCTGTCTTTTACGGGTATCTCCCCAATTAGCgaatacttttttttcttttgctcTCGTGTAACTCTACCTTTTACAAGAGAGAGATAAAAGATAAGAGTGACAAGAGtcgctttttatttaaacacctttgcgaaaaaaaaaaatttttgtggaaattttttatttcacaatttttagtggcctcaCTGTACTTATTATATGctatacccagttaaaacccaaCTGttcactaagctattacactgatcgcgagcaatttgctcttatccattgaggagttctgttctcatctccgaagatattcatcagatcttcaccaaatttatttgggaccacctgcaaagtataccctttcaaacaaaaaaaaaatattttgaaatcgaTCGATttgtctttgagtaatcggcagtgacggattaacccttaatcaaattaagcaattgcctagggcatcacgtctgagggggcaccagacgaagcacaaaaaaaaaatccgtccttagggcatcacgtctcactctcacgtcaccaaaaaccacagcaaaaaaagtttctaggactaatttgaaaattcgcgcgttttaaacatacgaaattgggtgccatatggcaccgctaggctataatgggttaagttgacatagagtccgacctagagtcataaccccactcccgcttgcccactcgctgcccgcttgtgcattcgactATTTGTAtgccccgaaagccgcaaggcgcatttcaataggTAAATAATACTTTGGTTtatattgttgtcgcacctaactactccacttctaaagtacgtaacatctcatcatcttattttacaaaaactaatgtttttagacggtaaaggtttaaagtccgattctagttgacatacggatatcGGCATGGATTGTTTAGGGccccaagtagtcttaatccgtcactggtaatcgggtaacatacatttaaaaaaatccgacgaattgagaacctcctccttttttcaaagtcggttaatgaCAAATGAAGGTACAAATATTCTCTAATTCTATCCTATCTTTAATATCAATACGCTCGTCTTTTTGGTTGAATAACTTGTTCATTCTAccctctaattttttttaatatttcagctGATAAAAGGCAGCCTTGAGTGCTTCGATACAAACTTCGCATTCGGCAGTGAGCAAATTATACAGACATTGgatatttttgaaaaagagCTCGCATCCAGAGGTAATGCCACAGAttagttaataattattttataacattatataatttttacatagactgctaaaatcataactcttctttttggctttgctgtagtcgggtaaaaagtaaataagtcGCTTTTCGTAAAAATGCGTTAGCGACGCAGCTCAATATGCggctttttagaggtttttatcacgaaaaaaaattatgtaaaacttGAGAACGTCTAAACTCTGAAGTtagtcgcttacgcgtttctaaAAAGTGAATAAGCCGCTTCTTGTAGAAAGGCATAAGTGACGTGCTATCTGTGACACAAACTCTTATTTACGGCCAAAagtaatattgttatttgtcaaaaattgtatggccTTTTAACAACAACGCTATCGACAGTTAAGGATAgattgataattatttattaatttcggtcATTGTAAAACACTCTTAGCTCAAACAAACAATTACcctgatccatactaatattataaatgcaaaagtctgATGATCTGGTATTTTACCAAAAACTTGGAAACGTTCAATTGTTGTACCTATCCACAAAAATGGAGATAAGCATAACATACGTAATTATCGTGGCATCTCCAAGCTGTCAGTTATTCCTAAACTTTTCGAAAAGATTATTTACGATTCATTATTCCCTGCAGTACGGCCATTATTAACACCTCTGCAACATGGGTTTATAAACAAAAGATCAACAGAAACTAATCTTTGCGAATTACTTGATGTGACTTTAGATGCGATGGACAAAGGTTTTCAGGTTGACGCCGTGTATACCGATTACTCTAAAGCTTTTGATAAAATTTCACACGATATCTTAATCGTGAAGCTAGAAGCTATTGGTATACACGGTGATCTCTTGAGGTGGCTTACATCGTATTTACGGGAGCGCACCCAAGCGGTTGCTGTTAAGGGCTTTACAACTACATTTGTCCCTATCACATCAGGTGTACCCCAGGGCTCGCACCTTGGACCATTGCTATTTAATATCTTTATAAATGACGTCATAAAAAGTGTTAAAAactctaatatattattatatgcagACGACaccaaaattttcaaagtaattagAACGGTAAAAGACTGTCAAGATCTACAGGAAGATCTAGATCGCATTAGTCTATATTGTACAAATAACGGTTTAGAGTTAAATGTGGATAAATGTTGCACCATTACCTTTACGAGAAAAAAGAATTGGATTTgccataattataatttatttaaaaaaccggtacGCAGAGTCAAGGAGGTGCGAGACCTGGGAGTTCAGCTGGATAGTCAACTATTACTTGACTCACATTTAACTAAAATAAGAAATAGAGCCTATAAGATGTTAGGATTTATTCTCCGTCAGTCAGTTGATTTCAAAAATCCAAATACCCTCATTTTACTTTATAACTCATATGTAAGATCTCATTTAGAGCATGCTTCTACTGCATGGAATCCACAATACGCTGTTTATATCAATATGTTAGAATCTATCCaacgtaaatttttaagatgTCTATGTAAAAGATTTAACTCCTTTAATGGTACCGAATTAATCTCTTTGGAACTCAGAAGGGAACACAAGGACCAAATCTTcttatataaaattgtaaatgatCTTATTGATTCTCCTTATTtgttaagtaaaataatgtacTTCATACCCAGAATGTCTAGACGAAACGTAAAAACCTTTTGTCTTCCACAAATCAACACGAACTTTGGCCATAATAGATTTTTAGTGAGAACATGcgataaatataataagaaatatGTACTTTTAGACCAATTTCAACACAAAATTAGTAAATTTGTAAatgaacttaaattttttaaataatacttataaaggCGTGATTTATACTATATACATTATTACTATATCCACTATtcataactattttataaatacttgaTAACATACTAACttcttgtaatttaattttacttaatttaattacttagacTAACCTACTAACTCCCGCACAGAATTGAGATTGTATAGACTATTAGTGAGCACTTTATGGGCGACTGTAACATCTAGAAATGATTGGCTAAGTGGTATTGTAATATGCTGTATGTGttcctacaataaaaaaaaaaaaaaaaaaaaaaaaaaaaaaaaaagtgtgtgtctgtctgcctgcctatctgtctgtctgtctgtcaccttttcacggcccaacagtttaaccgtttttgacgaaatttggtacagggttagtttatatcccggggacggacataggctactttttatctcgaaaaatcaaagagttcccacgggattcctaaagactcatccgcttaaccgatttgtatgtttgttaccgaggtagcttgcgtccctataattgaataggctactttttatcccggaaaatcaaacagttcccacgagatcttcaaaaaccttaatccacgcggacgaaatcgcgggcatcctctagtatttgaATAAACACCAAATTTTAGTTCGTCTAAAGCGCCTGGTAAAGTTTGTCGCTTACGCGTTCTTCCAATTAAATATATCTGTGTTGCACCTTATGCGCtgtttaagtacctatattatatctgTTTTAGTATCGTCATGTCCAccagtctgtttgtttgtcaaaGCCGTTTTATCTATATAATTTGTTTAGGGACATACTACTTCGGCGGTGATCGACCCGGCATGCTCGACTACATGATCTGGCCGTGGGTAGAACGACTTTACTTACTGAGATGCGTCAATGAAAAGAAGTTCGATGAAAAGAAGACTATATTCCCCAATTTCGTAAGTAAACCTTGATTTAATattcatttgtttatttaaaaatgaagcCTCCTAATGGGCGATTTTTGCAATAGTAACTTAATAAAGgtgaaatgaacaaaaactctcgttttaagcaattatatgctttccttcaacgttaaagcacGAGAATATAATATGAGAGAATAATAAGAGAGCATAGTGCTTTAATGAGAAAATATGTGTGGCAACTTGCATGCTTAGGAGTCCTCCATAGTGCATAATTTTCTCGGGGGCGTGTAAAGTTTACCAGTCCGCAAttgcccagcgtggtggactaaacTACTCATCTGTCTTCAAAAGTGGACTGTTTAtatgttgtgcgaccatataggattacaataaggtcaaaatgttgcaatttaagaattaagttaaagtaattattgtaatctgttttggttgacactaaataaataaataaataaatataattatgacGTGATGctgttaaaaataagttttaaaaatacagatttttttttttttttatttaggtcaataaacaattacatattatacctatattaaaactataattaacttaaatctatcgtggaatattagtaaatatgtaatcaacTACACTATCCACAGCTTAACAATAGAACTAGGGTGACACAATATGAATAAACTACTTAACCTAATATAAAGTAACAgcaaagtgaaaataa
Proteins encoded in this window:
- the LOC123878841 gene encoding pyrimidodiazepine synthase-like, whose product is MAYYDYKVAGASLPPPLTDKLRLYHVEMNPYGHRVLLVLEAKRAKYEVYRLDPLNLPAWFRAKNPRLKIPVLEIPTDQGDKYLFESVVICDYLDEKYAANPLHSRDPYVKAQDRLLIERFNELIKGSLECFDTNFAFGSEQIIQTLDIFEKELASRGTYYFGGDRPGMLDYMIWPWVERLYLLRCVNEKKFDEKKTIFPNFADWGDQMQLDRVVKKHSSSPAEYFDYYKNARTHTMGYYL